In Cellvibrio polysaccharolyticus, a genomic segment contains:
- a CDS encoding glycoside hydrolase family 5 protein — translation MRIILPALLSGLLLLLTACGSSGSKSPSPDVPSSTASSASSAAPVISSSSSSVAAAGIYPDYNSHPLAPDSTGMTRNAIQIADAIKVGWNIGNTLEAIGGETAWGNPQASNELIQLVKANGFNAIRIPVSWNQYANQQTAAIDPAWLNRVKQVVQHCIDNDMYVMVNIHWDGGWLENNINTAKQTEINAKQKAFWEQIATHLRDFDERLMFASANEPDVEKAEHMDVLRAYHQTFVDAVRATGGKNAYRVLIVQGPKTDIELSQQLWTGMPEDTIAERLMFEVHFYTPFNFTLMRTDESWGKQFYYWGEGFHSTTDTERNPTWGEESTVDDLFAQMKTRFVDQGIPVVLGEFAAMRRDDLTGESLERHLASRAYYLGYVTKTAIANGLLPFYWDSGALDNFGSGIFDRKTNRVFDQQALDALTKTTLIQP, via the coding sequence ATGAGAATTATTCTTCCGGCTCTGTTGTCGGGTCTGCTATTGCTGCTGACCGCCTGTGGTAGCAGTGGCAGTAAATCGCCGTCACCTGATGTTCCATCGTCCACAGCCAGCAGCGCATCCAGCGCCGCTCCGGTTATTTCGTCATCGTCATCCAGTGTTGCAGCCGCCGGTATTTACCCGGATTACAACAGCCACCCGCTGGCGCCGGACAGTACCGGTATGACCCGGAACGCCATACAGATTGCCGATGCCATCAAGGTGGGCTGGAACATTGGTAATACGCTCGAGGCCATCGGCGGTGAAACCGCCTGGGGCAACCCGCAAGCCAGCAACGAACTGATTCAATTGGTTAAGGCCAATGGCTTCAATGCGATCCGGATACCGGTTTCCTGGAATCAGTACGCGAACCAGCAAACAGCAGCCATCGACCCGGCATGGCTGAACCGGGTCAAACAGGTCGTTCAACACTGTATCGACAATGATATGTACGTGATGGTGAACATTCATTGGGATGGCGGCTGGCTGGAAAACAATATCAATACCGCCAAACAGACGGAAATCAACGCGAAACAAAAAGCCTTCTGGGAGCAAATTGCCACCCATTTACGCGATTTTGATGAGCGCCTGATGTTCGCCAGCGCCAACGAGCCGGATGTGGAAAAGGCAGAACATATGGATGTTTTGCGCGCCTACCACCAGACCTTTGTTGATGCCGTGCGCGCCACCGGCGGCAAGAACGCCTACCGGGTGCTTATCGTGCAAGGCCCGAAAACCGATATCGAATTAAGCCAGCAACTGTGGACCGGTATGCCTGAAGACACCATTGCTGAGCGACTGATGTTTGAAGTGCACTTTTACACCCCCTTCAATTTCACCCTGATGAGAACCGATGAATCCTGGGGCAAGCAGTTTTATTACTGGGGTGAAGGTTTTCACTCCACCACGGATACGGAGCGCAACCCCACCTGGGGTGAAGAAAGCACCGTTGATGATTTGTTCGCTCAAATGAAGACCCGGTTTGTTGATCAGGGGATTCCGGTAGTGCTGGGCGAATTCGCAGCCATGCGCCGCGATGACCTTACCGGTGAATCGCTGGAGCGACATCTGGCATCACGCGCTTACTACCTTGGCTACGTAACCAAAACCGCCATCGCCAACGGTTTATTACCTTTCTACTGGGATAGCGGTGCGCTGGATAATTTCGGCTCCGGCATTTTTGATCGCAAAACCAACCGGGTTTTTGACCAGCAGGCACTGGATGCCCTGACCAAAACAACACTGATTCAACCGTAA
- a CDS encoding glutaminyl-peptide cyclotransferase produces the protein MFSFTRLISLLIVFTGTALFTGVQANNPVTHYQYEIVSTRLHDPALFTQGLLIDNGYFYESSGLYGRSLLVRYPVKPSFAERNRQQAGWAKAQKIDDKYFAEGLTLLNDKLYLLTWQEQALLIFNRETFALEQTLPYAGQGWGLTHHGKTLIRTDGSDRIYFHQQKDFKVINSVQVTEQGKPVNQLNELEFINGKIWANIWHQPRIVIIDPVSGNVEGSLDLSEIATRHTPPGSERVLNGIAWDEQQQTLWVTGKMWPLLYQLKITPTE, from the coding sequence GTGTTTTCTTTTACTCGCCTCATTAGCCTATTGATAGTCTTCACGGGCACTGCCTTGTTTACCGGTGTACAGGCCAACAACCCGGTAACGCATTATCAGTATGAAATTGTCAGCACCCGGCTACACGACCCGGCCCTTTTTACTCAGGGGCTACTGATCGATAACGGCTATTTTTATGAAAGCAGCGGTTTGTATGGCCGCTCGCTGCTGGTGCGCTACCCGGTAAAACCTTCATTTGCGGAACGCAATCGGCAGCAAGCCGGTTGGGCAAAGGCGCAAAAAATTGACGATAAGTATTTTGCCGAAGGGCTAACGCTGCTGAATGACAAACTGTATTTACTGACTTGGCAGGAACAGGCATTGCTCATTTTTAACCGCGAAACATTTGCCCTGGAGCAAACGCTGCCTTACGCGGGGCAAGGCTGGGGACTAACCCACCACGGGAAAACCCTGATACGCACCGATGGCAGTGATCGCATTTATTTTCATCAGCAAAAAGATTTCAAAGTCATTAACAGTGTGCAGGTTACCGAGCAAGGCAAACCGGTCAATCAACTGAACGAACTGGAATTTATTAACGGGAAAATATGGGCCAATATCTGGCATCAGCCGCGCATTGTTATTATTGATCCGGTGAGCGGAAATGTTGAGGGCAGCCTGGATTTAAGCGAAATCGCAACCCGGCATACACCGCCCGGCAGCGAGCGAGTATTAAACGGTATCGCCTGGGATGAGCAACAACAAACCTTATGGGTAACCGGAAAAATGTGGCCGCTGTTGTATCAATTAAAAATCACCCCCACAGAATAA
- a CDS encoding DUF502 domain-containing protein: MLTVKKMRSFVGLTFLGGFMVVLPLVIFVLLLYWLLGLLRSIIRPMSDWLTTWTAMAHFAADLLVIGLLLSLFFVIGLLVRTRMGSWARELMDHWLGKLAPGYSTIREVVMQLIGGEGNTSLLNGQVCRAYLMGRVHGVSVTGIITENHANGDYTVYVPTAPIPTSGFVYHLSADCVDILPHVGVEAAMRTVIACGSGSRILSEIPEVAPSPNRDQV; this comes from the coding sequence ATGTTAACCGTTAAAAAAATGCGCTCCTTCGTGGGATTAACCTTCCTCGGGGGATTTATGGTGGTGTTGCCACTGGTGATTTTTGTGTTGTTGTTGTACTGGTTGCTGGGGCTGTTGCGCTCCATCATTCGCCCGATGAGCGATTGGCTGACCACCTGGACAGCGATGGCTCATTTCGCGGCAGATCTGCTGGTGATCGGGCTGCTGCTGAGTCTGTTTTTTGTGATCGGTTTGCTGGTGCGCACCCGTATGGGCAGCTGGGCGCGTGAACTGATGGATCATTGGCTGGGCAAACTGGCACCAGGCTACAGCACCATTCGTGAAGTGGTGATGCAGTTGATCGGCGGGGAGGGCAATACCTCACTGTTGAATGGGCAGGTATGCCGGGCGTATTTGATGGGGCGGGTGCATGGCGTATCGGTCACCGGGATTATTACCGAAAACCACGCGAACGGGGATTACACCGTTTACGTTCCTACCGCGCCGATTCCTACCTCCGGTTTTGTTTACCACCTGAGCGCAGATTGCGTGGATATCTTGCCGCATGTTGGCGTAGAAGCAGCGATGCGCACCGTTATTGCTTGCGGCAGCGGATCGCGCATTTTGTCAGAGATTCCCGAGGTGGCACCATCACCCAACCGTGATCAGGTGTAA
- a CDS encoding late competence development ComFB family protein has protein sequence MIRNNNGYRSMSDDIDDDFIRNYYEQPVLQLIISQHPRARQERSYLADVACIALNQLPAKYIRHNVDMTFFLSSSEMQDIDNRIKQAVAMAVAYVESRENPATEES, from the coding sequence ATGATTCGAAATAACAATGGGTACCGCAGCATGAGCGATGATATCGATGATGACTTCATTCGTAATTATTATGAACAGCCGGTGCTGCAACTGATCATCTCGCAACACCCGCGCGCACGACAGGAGCGCAGCTACCTTGCTGACGTTGCCTGCATCGCCCTCAATCAGCTACCGGCAAAATACATTCGTCATAATGTTGATATGACTTTCTTTTTGTCGTCATCAGAAATGCAGGACATTGATAATCGCATCAAGCAGGCCGTAGCCATGGCCGTTGCCTATGTCGAAAGCCGGGAAAACCCGGCTACAGAAGAATCCTGA
- a CDS encoding class I SAM-dependent methyltransferase — MPEYVTSASAHVRSRHGILMLNNRHRLIRDIQKNNPFPGLHGHQVWQSSFMIMDYLENNPIAANQDILDLGCGWGLLGIFCAKHFAARVTGIDADEHVFPYLHTHAEVNNVTLATDHRRFDQISEDQLLTSDMLVGGDICFWDEMVGALQNLIQRALMSGVQKIIIADPGRQTFRRLADYCARHYGGELLPWRLEGKQRHSGYLLIIQNPWFVTGSR, encoded by the coding sequence TTGCCCGAATACGTTACATCTGCTTCTGCCCACGTGCGCTCCCGGCACGGCATTCTCATGCTTAACAACCGCCACCGCCTTATCCGCGATATTCAGAAAAACAATCCTTTCCCCGGTCTGCATGGTCATCAGGTTTGGCAATCCAGTTTTATGATTATGGATTACCTCGAAAACAATCCTATAGCTGCCAATCAGGATATTCTCGACCTCGGTTGTGGCTGGGGGTTGCTGGGTATTTTTTGTGCAAAACATTTTGCGGCGCGTGTTACCGGCATTGATGCAGACGAGCATGTGTTCCCTTATTTACACACTCACGCCGAAGTGAACAATGTCACCCTGGCGACCGATCACCGTCGTTTCGATCAAATATCGGAAGATCAGCTGCTGACCTCCGACATGCTGGTCGGTGGTGATATTTGTTTCTGGGATGAGATGGTAGGCGCACTGCAAAACCTGATTCAGCGGGCGCTGATGTCGGGCGTACAAAAAATAATCATTGCCGATCCGGGGCGCCAAACCTTCAGACGGTTGGCCGACTATTGTGCCCGTCATTATGGCGGCGAGCTGTTGCCCTGGCGTTTGGAAGGCAAGCAACGTCACTCGGGTTATTTATTGATCATACAAAATCCCTGGTTTGTGACCGGGTCTCGATAG
- a CDS encoding DUF2059 domain-containing protein, which yields MKKILLLAFAFCFFSSVSHAQTATDKSLDELFSLTDMDKLVDSAYGQMDSMFAQMAGQMDLNEAQKPIMEKFFKKYTALVREELSWQQLKAPMNEAYRTVFTEPEVRELIEFYQSPLGKKLLEKMPELMQASMVLVQESMKDMMPKLQALQQELQQELEAAK from the coding sequence ATGAAGAAAATACTGCTTTTGGCTTTCGCTTTCTGTTTTTTTTCGTCGGTATCGCATGCGCAAACTGCTACCGACAAATCATTGGATGAACTTTTTTCTCTCACCGATATGGATAAGTTGGTGGACAGTGCTTATGGCCAAATGGACAGCATGTTTGCTCAAATGGCCGGACAAATGGATCTTAACGAAGCACAAAAACCGATCATGGAGAAATTCTTCAAAAAATACACCGCGCTGGTACGTGAAGAGCTGTCCTGGCAACAATTGAAAGCGCCAATGAATGAGGCTTACCGCACCGTATTTACCGAGCCTGAAGTGCGCGAATTAATTGAATTCTATCAGTCACCTTTGGGGAAAAAATTACTCGAAAAAATGCCGGAGCTGATGCAAGCCTCCATGGTGTTGGTGCAGGAATCCATGAAAGATATGATGCCCAAATTGCAGGCGCTGCAACAGGAACTGCAACAGGAACTTGAAGCTGCCAAATAA
- a CDS encoding cold-shock protein, translated as MSRSTGTVKWFNESKGFGFIESEGGQDVFVHYSAISGSGFKTLAEGQRVEFDVKPGQKGPQAENVIGL; from the coding sequence ATGTCCAGAAGTACTGGTACTGTTAAGTGGTTCAACGAATCCAAAGGTTTCGGTTTTATTGAGAGCGAAGGTGGTCAGGACGTATTCGTTCACTACAGCGCTATCAGCGGTTCAGGTTTCAAAACCCTGGCCGAAGGCCAACGCGTTGAGTTCGACGTTAAGCCAGGTCAAAAAGGCCCACAAGCTGAGAACGTGATTGGTCTGTAA
- a CDS encoding TonB-dependent receptor, which translates to MTHHHNKKFTRKTLARLIRSASTLSFAVGALGFGNSVYAQEGAGIEEIIVSGQRGSVQSAQLLKQNAEQIVDSIVSDDIGKLPDRSITEAIQRISGVTIERFISIGDPEHFSAEGSGVAVRGMRHVRSELNGRDSFSASGGRSLSFEDVPAELMAGVDVYKNPSADMIEGGLGGTVNLRTKMPLELDGQKIGLSASANYGDFIEETKPSFSALYSNRWDTNAGEMGILLDVAYSDLATRTDGIFNRAMFARTDIVEGQKMWLPKGADWRTMEYQRERLGTYGAFQWRPSDTTEVYLTAFRSSYDMQWNEDAIFVNNDPWTLGSDNAVFENGVFRSGRLYDTANDGMSYGADIRASTRESKTTDFSGGVKWQASDKWSFSTDLQYTKSTTDSLDSTVATAIDLPYLDLDLTGRMPKITSDASYLADPGNYYWAFTMPHIEESEAEQIAFRIDGEYTIEDSFLRSIKFGARATDRTADNIDTAYNWQGIYQPWMKGWKLDPDQPLPKIQESEYHLLNLNQYPNFFKGKGNMNGVVWAPSLDLALGYPKSFQDLHGAASPNYICCDDFTLRDKNDPDWSNRQEENTYAVHAVARFGFADLAKPIDGNIGVRVVRTEMTADGFLVYPDFTLNQAEEKPFNAPSEFLSAENSYTNVLPSLNLRMQLRDDVFLRFAASQAISRPDFSQLKSFRNLEASFRDGQNAESNIPASEVRLSSTAKNPYLKPIEADQFDVSAEWYFDDKGGMIYGTLFHKSLTGIIRDSVVRETYNGWDYNVTRPENVGSAKINGFELGYNQFFDMLPAPWDGLGLQVNYTYIDSSTNIPDAADADNEGATRSAVDTDGTPFPGKQPYEGLSKNAYNIIGMYEKGPVSVRLAWSWRSEYLMAIGANGYDGDNGGVNESNGTYYRLPIWSDDSGQLDGSIFYNINDNFSLGLEVNNITNSETRTIMKQIGAGDRYASFFVNDTRYALTLRANF; encoded by the coding sequence ATGACACATCATCACAACAAAAAATTCACCCGAAAAACCCTGGCAAGGCTGATCCGGTCTGCTTCTACCCTTTCCTTCGCGGTAGGAGCGCTGGGCTTTGGCAACTCGGTGTACGCCCAGGAAGGCGCCGGCATTGAAGAAATCATCGTATCCGGCCAGCGCGGCAGCGTTCAGTCTGCGCAGCTGCTTAAACAAAACGCCGAGCAAATCGTTGACTCGATTGTGTCTGACGACATCGGCAAACTGCCAGATCGCAGTATTACCGAAGCTATTCAGCGTATCTCCGGTGTGACCATCGAACGTTTCATTTCGATCGGTGATCCGGAACACTTTTCTGCCGAAGGAAGCGGCGTAGCGGTGCGTGGCATGCGCCACGTGCGCAGTGAGCTGAATGGTCGCGACAGCTTCTCAGCCAGTGGTGGCCGCAGCCTTTCTTTTGAAGACGTACCTGCTGAACTGATGGCCGGTGTCGATGTTTACAAAAACCCGTCGGCCGACATGATTGAAGGTGGTCTGGGCGGAACAGTCAACCTGCGTACCAAAATGCCACTGGAATTGGACGGTCAAAAAATCGGCTTGTCCGCCAGTGCCAACTACGGTGACTTTATCGAGGAAACCAAACCGTCTTTCTCGGCACTCTACAGCAACCGCTGGGATACCAACGCCGGTGAAATGGGAATCTTGCTGGACGTAGCCTATTCCGATCTTGCCACCCGCACCGATGGTATTTTTAACCGCGCCATGTTTGCCAGAACAGATATCGTGGAAGGCCAGAAAATGTGGCTTCCGAAGGGTGCTGACTGGCGCACCATGGAATATCAGCGCGAAAGACTGGGTACCTATGGCGCCTTTCAATGGCGGCCAAGTGATACCACCGAAGTTTACCTGACTGCGTTCAGAAGCTCCTATGACATGCAATGGAATGAAGATGCCATCTTCGTAAACAACGACCCATGGACCCTGGGTAGTGACAATGCCGTATTTGAAAATGGTGTTTTTCGGTCCGGTCGCTTATATGACACAGCAAACGATGGTATGTCATACGGTGCCGACATTCGTGCGTCCACCAGAGAATCTAAAACGACCGATTTTTCCGGTGGCGTGAAGTGGCAAGCCTCGGATAAATGGTCTTTCAGTACCGATTTACAATATACAAAATCGACCACTGATTCTCTGGACTCAACCGTAGCAACGGCGATTGATTTGCCCTATCTTGATCTTGACCTCACCGGACGTATGCCAAAAATCACCAGTGACGCAAGCTATCTGGCAGATCCTGGCAATTATTACTGGGCATTTACCATGCCTCACATTGAAGAAAGTGAAGCCGAACAGATCGCTTTCAGAATCGATGGTGAGTACACCATTGAAGACTCATTTCTTAGATCTATTAAATTTGGTGCGCGCGCTACTGATCGCACAGCCGACAACATTGATACCGCTTATAACTGGCAAGGTATCTATCAGCCCTGGATGAAAGGCTGGAAGCTGGACCCGGATCAACCGCTGCCGAAAATTCAGGAGAGCGAATATCACCTGCTGAATCTGAATCAATATCCCAATTTCTTTAAAGGAAAGGGAAACATGAACGGCGTTGTCTGGGCACCTTCTTTGGACCTCGCGCTCGGATACCCCAAATCCTTCCAGGATTTGCATGGCGCAGCATCGCCCAATTACATCTGTTGTGATGATTTCACCTTACGGGATAAAAATGACCCGGATTGGTCAAATCGGCAGGAAGAAAACACCTATGCCGTTCACGCGGTTGCCCGTTTTGGTTTTGCTGACCTTGCCAAACCCATCGATGGTAACATCGGTGTTCGCGTTGTAAGAACCGAAATGACTGCCGACGGTTTCCTGGTTTACCCAGACTTCACGCTTAACCAGGCGGAAGAAAAACCCTTTAACGCACCCAGCGAATTCCTGAGTGCAGAAAACTCCTACACCAATGTTCTTCCCAGTTTGAACTTGCGTATGCAGTTACGCGATGATGTGTTTTTACGTTTTGCCGCTTCACAAGCGATTTCCAGACCGGATTTCAGTCAGTTGAAATCTTTCAGAAATCTCGAAGCTTCCTTCAGAGACGGACAAAATGCTGAAAGCAATATTCCTGCATCTGAAGTTCGTTTATCGTCCACTGCTAAAAACCCCTACCTGAAACCTATTGAAGCCGATCAATTCGATGTGTCTGCGGAATGGTATTTTGATGATAAGGGCGGCATGATTTATGGAACACTCTTCCATAAGAGCTTGACAGGCATTATTCGCGATTCAGTAGTTCGCGAAACCTATAATGGCTGGGACTACAACGTCACTCGTCCGGAAAACGTGGGAAGCGCCAAGATTAACGGCTTTGAACTCGGGTATAACCAGTTCTTTGATATGTTACCAGCCCCGTGGGATGGCCTTGGTTTGCAAGTAAACTACACCTACATCGACAGCAGCACCAATATTCCTGATGCTGCCGACGCAGACAACGAAGGTGCTACTCGTAGCGCTGTCGACACAGATGGTACGCCCTTCCCTGGCAAGCAACCTTATGAAGGCTTATCCAAAAATGCTTACAACATTATCGGTATGTACGAAAAAGGGCCTGTGTCTGTACGGCTCGCCTGGAGCTGGCGCAGTGAGTACCTGATGGCGATTGGTGCTAACGGCTACGATGGCGACAATGGCGGCGTTAACGAAAGTAACGGTACCTATTATCGCTTGCCAATCTGGAGTGATGATTCAGGGCAACTGGATGGATCTATTTTCTATAATATCAACGACAACTTCTCTCTTGGTCTTGAAGTGAACAACATTACCAATTCAGAAACTCGTACCATTATGAAACAAATAGGTGCCGGTGATCGTTACGCGTCTTTCTTCGTAAACGATACCCGCTATGCCTTAACGCTTCGTGCAAACTTCTAA
- a CDS encoding HEAT repeat domain-containing protein, whose translation MKKNFLTGVLQGHRSALALIISLTVLSGCSQDNTPPAASTTSSDVAQTSSAAKPELEVRQVSDAEAERTAKQIMQQISMTMPDDMQATLWASEKLLGDTVALNVDDKGRIWVANTFRSNNSEFDIRGYPAWEQPSMTFKTVEDRRNFLHTELAPEKSDQNKFIPDRNKDGSHDWRDLAVNKEEVLLLEDTTGSGTADRAQVYLRDFNTEVTDVLGGVFYHNDLDEVFLTVAPDAWRVKDTDGDGIADSKTSIAHGFAVHIGFSGHGLSGITLGPDGRIYYSMGDVGTNVTDQDGKKWQYSNQGVVVRSELDGSGFEVFAAGVRNVHEFSFDKHGNMISVDNDGDHVGEYERLVYLIDGSDSGWRTNWQLGKYKDPKNNTYKVWMDENYYTPRFDGQAAHILPPIAPYHSGPAGMAYNPGTAFSEKWKDHFFVVEFVGSAPRSGVNAFTLEPQGASFKLATDQQVFRGALTTGIDFGPDGALYMSDWIEGWGLKQKGRIWKLDTPDAAGNEARQDTQKRLAESFAEHSVELLTELLRHDDMRVRQKSQFELVKRGDIAQLQKVAAEDEHQLARIHAMWGIGQLARKDASNATALVALLQDSDSEIRAQAARVLGDSNIDSVAEQIIPLLKDKDLRVQLLATQALGRINADAAVQPIIAMLEANNDKDVYLRHAGAIALERIGDEEALAALVSHSSEAVRVAAVVALKRLESPAVAQFLNDKSEFVVTNAARAISDDNFITPALPALAELLDTTKFTNEPLLRRLINANLYGEGSENVQRLVNFAQKAGVDSKLRAEALSVVGIWHESSAFDRITGQHRGVVSHNVEDARQALTSVFAKLIGDKEAAVREATILAVGSLDIRSVNDALLKALASDPAPVVRIAALTTLNGQNYADMGEVVFSALKDKDQAVRMAALAMVPELDLPVTQTVEMHDLLLQDGSTGEQQAAYLSLANVKAPEAYAVFAKQLQKLIDGNIAPEVQLELVSAAEKIEAADVKALLETYQSSKNKDEPVDVYRESLYGGDAIAGRTLFRFDNAAQCVRCHIVGKRGNLVGPELTNIANVISREQLLEALVDPAARIAPGFGRITAVLKNGDRIEGTFDAETKTTMTITAGDKTHVINRVDVADVETSVSGMPPMGYLLSREQIRDLVAYLSTLKGEYEE comes from the coding sequence ATGAAAAAAAATTTCCTTACCGGCGTTTTACAGGGCCACCGTTCTGCACTGGCTCTGATTATTTCCCTGACCGTGCTGAGCGGTTGCTCCCAGGACAACACCCCTCCCGCAGCATCCACAACCTCTTCTGACGTAGCGCAAACTTCCAGCGCCGCCAAGCCCGAACTTGAGGTTCGGCAGGTCAGTGACGCCGAAGCCGAACGCACCGCCAAGCAGATCATGCAGCAAATCAGCATGACCATGCCGGACGATATGCAAGCTACCTTGTGGGCGTCAGAAAAGCTGCTCGGGGATACCGTAGCGCTGAATGTGGATGACAAAGGCCGAATCTGGGTTGCCAACACGTTCCGCAGCAATAATTCCGAATTTGATATTCGCGGTTATCCGGCATGGGAACAGCCTTCCATGACCTTCAAAACCGTGGAAGATCGCCGAAACTTCCTGCATACCGAACTGGCACCGGAAAAAAGTGACCAGAACAAATTTATCCCGGATCGCAATAAAGACGGCAGCCACGATTGGCGCGATCTGGCCGTTAATAAAGAAGAAGTCCTGTTGCTGGAAGATACCACCGGCAGCGGCACCGCAGACCGGGCTCAGGTTTACCTGCGTGACTTCAACACCGAAGTGACCGATGTACTGGGCGGCGTTTTTTATCACAACGATCTGGATGAAGTTTTCCTGACGGTTGCACCGGATGCCTGGCGAGTAAAAGACACCGATGGTGACGGCATCGCCGATAGCAAAACCTCCATTGCCCACGGCTTTGCCGTACATATCGGTTTTAGCGGCCATGGTTTGTCCGGTATTACCCTGGGCCCGGATGGTCGTATTTATTACAGCATGGGCGATGTGGGCACCAACGTTACCGATCAGGACGGCAAAAAATGGCAATACTCCAATCAGGGTGTTGTGGTTCGTAGCGAACTGGATGGTTCCGGCTTTGAAGTGTTTGCCGCTGGCGTGCGTAACGTGCATGAATTCTCTTTCGACAAACACGGCAACATGATCAGCGTGGATAACGACGGTGACCATGTGGGCGAGTACGAGCGCCTGGTGTATTTGATTGACGGTTCCGATTCCGGCTGGCGCACCAACTGGCAGCTGGGCAAATATAAAGACCCGAAAAACAACACCTACAAAGTGTGGATGGACGAAAACTACTACACGCCGCGCTTTGACGGTCAGGCAGCGCACATTCTGCCGCCTATCGCCCCTTATCACTCCGGCCCGGCCGGTATGGCTTACAACCCGGGTACTGCGTTCAGCGAAAAATGGAAAGACCACTTCTTCGTGGTTGAGTTTGTGGGTTCTGCACCGCGCTCCGGCGTTAATGCTTTCACCCTTGAGCCGCAAGGCGCATCTTTCAAATTGGCCACTGACCAGCAGGTTTTCCGTGGTGCACTGACCACCGGCATCGACTTTGGTCCGGACGGCGCGCTCTACATGAGCGACTGGATTGAAGGTTGGGGCCTTAAACAAAAAGGTCGCATCTGGAAGCTGGATACCCCGGACGCCGCCGGTAATGAAGCCAGACAAGACACCCAAAAACGTTTGGCGGAATCGTTTGCCGAACACTCCGTTGAGCTGCTGACCGAACTGTTGCGCCACGACGATATGCGTGTGCGTCAAAAATCCCAGTTTGAACTGGTCAAGCGTGGTGATATTGCTCAATTGCAAAAAGTTGCCGCTGAAGACGAACACCAATTGGCCCGTATCCACGCCATGTGGGGGATTGGCCAACTGGCTCGTAAAGATGCCAGCAATGCCACGGCGCTGGTAGCACTGCTGCAAGATTCGGACAGCGAAATTCGTGCCCAGGCTGCCCGTGTATTGGGTGACTCCAATATTGATAGCGTTGCCGAACAAATCATCCCGCTGTTGAAAGACAAGGATCTGCGCGTGCAACTGCTGGCCACCCAGGCTCTGGGTCGCATCAATGCAGATGCTGCGGTGCAACCGATTATTGCCATGCTGGAAGCCAACAACGATAAAGACGTGTACCTGCGCCATGCCGGTGCTATCGCGCTGGAACGTATTGGTGATGAAGAAGCCCTGGCAGCGCTGGTTTCCCATTCCTCAGAAGCGGTTCGTGTGGCAGCGGTAGTTGCCCTGAAACGTCTGGAAAGCCCGGCGGTGGCACAGTTCCTTAACGACAAGAGCGAGTTCGTCGTCACCAACGCCGCGCGCGCCATCAGTGATGACAACTTTATTACCCCGGCTCTGCCCGCCCTGGCAGAACTGTTGGATACCACCAAATTCACTAACGAGCCGCTGTTGCGCCGTCTGATCAACGCCAACCTCTACGGCGAAGGTTCAGAAAACGTACAACGTCTGGTGAATTTTGCACAGAAAGCTGGCGTAGACAGCAAACTGCGTGCAGAAGCACTGAGTGTGGTCGGCATTTGGCACGAATCCTCTGCGTTTGACCGCATTACCGGCCAGCATCGCGGTGTGGTTTCACATAATGTAGAAGACGCTCGTCAGGCACTGACCTCGGTTTTCGCCAAATTGATTGGCGACAAGGAAGCGGCGGTGCGTGAAGCCACGATTCTTGCGGTTGGCTCGCTGGACATTCGCAGCGTTAACGATGCGCTGTTGAAAGCCCTGGCCAGCGACCCGGCGCCGGTAGTCCGTATTGCCGCGCTGACCACGCTCAACGGTCAGAACTACGCCGACATGGGTGAAGTGGTGTTCTCGGCGCTGAAAGATAAAGACCAAGCGGTACGTATGGCCGCCCTGGCGATGGTGCCGGAGCTGGACTTGCCAGTAACCCAGACCGTGGAAATGCATGACCTGTTGTTACAAGACGGTTCAACCGGCGAACAACAAGCCGCTTATCTGTCATTGGCCAACGTTAAAGCGCCGGAAGCCTACGCCGTATTCGCCAAACAATTGCAGAAATTGATTGATGGCAATATCGCGCCGGAAGTGCAACTGGAACTGGTTAGCGCCGCCGAGAAAATTGAAGCCGCCGATGTGAAAGCCCTGCTGGAAACTTACCAGAGCAGCAAAAACAAGGATGAGCCGGTCGATGTATACCGCGAGTCGCTGTACGGCGGCGATGCGATAGCCGGTCGCACCCTCTTCCGCTTCGACAATGCGGCTCAGTGTGTGCGCTGTCATATCGTGGGCAAACGCGGCAACCTGGTTGGCCCGGAACTGACCAACATCGCCAACGTCATTTCCCGCGAACAATTGCTGGAAGCGCTGGTTGACCCGGCTGCACGTATTGCGCCCGGTTTCGGTCGTATTACCGCGGTGCTGAAAAACGGTGATCGTATTGAAGGTACTTTCGATGCGGAAACCAAAACCACTATGACGATTACCGCGGGTGATAAAACCCACGTGATCAACCGTGTGGATGTAGCCGATGTTGAAACCTCTGTGTCCGGTATGCCACCGATGGGTTACTTGCTCAGCCGCGAACAGATCCGTGATCTGGTTGCTTATCTGAGCACCCTCAAAGGTGAATACGAGGAATAA